The DNA region GCTTACATTTACCCTTAGGATAAAGGAACAtgaatctaaatattttaaaagtagatcTTACTTGTCTCTTAGCAGCACGCTTAGCTTGTATCTGCTCATACTCTTCCTGTGCTTTTtgatttgatgttttctttttatttttctttggaataGTAATGGAACTTtgcaagataaatgaaaacaaatcacaagtattaaaaataatataaccaAAATTATGACACAATTATGTCAGACAGTATTTGTATAGTCAAATCTCACTAATGCAACTTAAGGGGTGGGGGTGAAgagaatttgaaagaaagaagacattaaTTTTATTAGTAAAATGTCCAAATAACATATTAGAAATTTTGTTACAGCTTTCAAGATATAGAAAATAGTAAATGGAAAGTCTTGGAGAAATATTTCACCCAGGGAAAATACAGAAAGCTCTGAAAGatctgaaaatgtttaaaaacaggaAACCAGCATATGAATGGTAGAAATGACAGACTGAAAAAGGCATTAATTTGAAGGACGTTATGAAGGACCTTGGGGGTGTACATGAACTTTAATCCCAAAGTTCTTTGACCAACTTGTCTCTATTccgtttcatttatttttttaattgcaaccAAGTCTATGtcctcttggaaaaaaaaaaatccaggttaataataacagtagtagtagcagttAAAACTCATGTAGCACTTCCCATGTATCACATGCCTTTTTAAATACCtatataaatgaattcatttaatcttcacaacatctGAGATAGGTCTAAGATACCATAGCGTGTAAATAATCCATTCTGGGGTTGTACAACATGGCAGCTATAAATTACAtacttactattattatttgcattttagaggACATTGGGCACCAACATATTAAAGCCAGCTCCAAAGTCCACGATGTTAAGCACTACACTATAATAcctctcaaaaattaaattatttttaaaaacatacattaaTAACAGGAGTTAATCATGGTCCAAGTAAGTTAAATGTACTTGAGAGGCTGAAACCTAAAACCCAGGTCTCTTAATTCCCATTCCATTACTTCTTCTATTAAGCCTACCTGACAATTTATAGTCATTTAAGCTAACATGAAAGCctccatgaaaatattttcacataattaCCTGTGGCTTCTAATATGCCTTAAGAAAAATCCCAATTAATACAGAAATTGTTCTATAATCTCTTTCCTAAAACCCTACTTACATCTACAATGAAGAATTTCAAAAGATGGTAATACATACTTTATTCTTATGCTACATTGTTCTTCTGGATGAGGCTGCTCAATGCTACAATGTTCTTCAGACAAAGCCTGGTCAGTGCTACACTGCTCTTCTGGCAAAGGCTGATCAACTTGTTCTTCTGACAGAGGCTGGTCAACTTGTTCTAACAAAGACTGGTCAGATTTTCTAAGCTGCTTCCTGAGTCTTTCCTCTTCAGCTAAATAGAGATGTTTCAGATGATCAGGGTACCGATCCGTGAACTGGGATTCCCGTGAGGTTTTagccttcttttccttccatatCAATTTCTTGTAATTTTGctgaatttttagttttcttcgaA from Pseudorca crassidens isolate mPseCra1 chromosome 11, mPseCra1.hap1, whole genome shotgun sequence includes:
- the CCDC59 gene encoding thyroid transcription factor 1-associated protein 26 isoform X1, encoding MAPVRHAARGQTGSFGSRGEGVSLVGFRNKNMKRRTWRPNYPQAFAGSVREGQGFAFRRKLKIQQNYKKLIWKEKKAKTSRESQFTDRYPDHLKHLYLAEEERLRKQLRKSDQSLLEQVDQPLSEEQVDQPLPEEQCSTDQALSEEHCSIEQPHPEEQCSIRINSITIPKKNKKKTSNQKAQEEYEQIQAKRAAKRQEFERRKQEREEAQRLYKKKKMEVFKILSKKTKKGQPNLNLQMEYLLKKIQEKN
- the CCDC59 gene encoding thyroid transcription factor 1-associated protein 26 isoform X2, whose product is MAPVRHAARGQTGSFGSRGEGVSLVGFRNKNMKRRTWRPNYPQAFAGSVREGQGFAFRRKLKIQQNYKKLIWKEKKAKTSRESQFTDRYPDHLKHLYLAEEERLRKQLRKSDQSLLEQVDQPLSEEQVDQPLPEEQCSTDQALSEEHCSIEQPHPEEQCSIRIKNLRGENKREKKLKGSTKRRKWKCSKY